One part of the Anaeromyxobacter sp. Fw109-5 genome encodes these proteins:
- a CDS encoding B12-binding domain-containing radical SAM protein has protein sequence MRALLVQGSTPPTYWGYGHSLPFIRKDAALPPLGLATLAAHLPPGWELRLHDLHLGPLPDELIRWADAVLVSGMLVQAPSMLATLARARDLGKPGVVGGPAPTTSPERFPEAAYVFRGEAEGRLDRLVAALEHPGSVRERELSPRGDGRPDLALTRVPRFDLLALDRYASQAIQVSRGCPFSCEFCDIIEVFGRVPRVKSAAQVLAELDALWRLGARGPLFLVDDNFIGNRRAAARLLPEIARWQLAHGRPFDLYTEASLDLATLPDLLDGMVAAGFSAVFVGVETPEPAALEEAGKRQNLRVDPAEAVRRLTAVGLEVFAGFIVGFDADGAETFERQRAFIQGLPIPRAMVGTLTALPGTALWRRLEREGRLRSEATGDQFDRTNFEPAMGEEPLLTGYRRLLSELYDEDAYFRRCALHLALSRPLRSPLRNGSLAALGRAVWRLGLLGPRRRHFWRLVGAALRRGPAAVPRAVTLAILGEHLVRYTHEEVLPRLDRRLAELRAAGGGGGPARAVASPVT, from the coding sequence ATGCGTGCGCTCCTCGTCCAGGGTTCCACGCCGCCGACGTACTGGGGCTACGGGCACAGCCTCCCCTTCATCCGGAAGGACGCGGCGCTGCCGCCCCTCGGCCTCGCGACGCTCGCCGCGCACCTGCCTCCGGGCTGGGAGCTGCGGCTCCACGATCTGCACCTCGGTCCGCTCCCCGACGAGCTGATCCGCTGGGCGGACGCGGTGCTCGTGTCGGGCATGCTCGTCCAGGCGCCGTCGATGCTTGCGACGCTCGCGCGGGCGCGCGACCTCGGGAAGCCGGGCGTCGTGGGTGGGCCGGCGCCCACCACCTCGCCGGAGCGGTTCCCGGAGGCGGCGTACGTGTTCCGCGGCGAGGCGGAGGGCCGCCTCGATCGGCTCGTCGCCGCGCTCGAGCACCCGGGGTCCGTCCGCGAGCGCGAGCTCTCGCCGCGCGGCGACGGCCGGCCCGATCTCGCGCTCACGCGCGTGCCGCGCTTCGACCTGCTCGCCCTCGACCGGTACGCGAGCCAGGCCATCCAGGTGTCGCGCGGCTGCCCGTTCAGCTGCGAGTTCTGCGACATCATCGAGGTGTTCGGGCGCGTGCCGCGCGTGAAGTCGGCGGCGCAGGTCCTCGCCGAGCTCGACGCGCTCTGGCGCCTCGGCGCGCGCGGGCCGCTGTTCCTCGTGGACGACAACTTCATCGGGAACCGGCGCGCCGCGGCGCGGCTCCTCCCGGAGATCGCGCGCTGGCAGCTCGCTCATGGGCGCCCGTTCGACCTCTACACGGAGGCGAGCCTCGACCTCGCCACGCTCCCGGACCTGCTCGACGGCATGGTCGCCGCCGGCTTCTCCGCGGTGTTCGTGGGGGTCGAGACCCCGGAGCCCGCCGCGCTCGAGGAGGCCGGCAAGCGCCAGAACCTGCGCGTCGACCCGGCGGAGGCGGTGCGGCGCCTCACCGCGGTGGGCCTCGAGGTGTTCGCCGGGTTCATCGTCGGCTTCGACGCCGATGGCGCCGAGACGTTCGAGCGGCAGCGCGCGTTCATCCAGGGGCTCCCCATCCCGCGCGCGATGGTCGGCACCCTCACCGCGCTGCCCGGCACCGCGCTGTGGCGTCGGCTCGAGCGCGAGGGTCGACTCCGCTCCGAGGCGACCGGCGACCAGTTCGACCGCACCAACTTCGAGCCGGCCATGGGGGAGGAGCCGCTCCTCACCGGCTACCGGCGGCTGCTCTCGGAGCTCTACGACGAGGACGCGTACTTCCGGCGCTGCGCGCTGCACCTCGCCCTCTCCCGGCCGCTGCGGTCGCCGCTGCGGAACGGCTCGCTCGCCGCGCTCGGGCGGGCGGTGTGGCGCCTCGGCCTGCTGGGCCCCCGGCGCCGGCACTTCTGGCGCCTCGTCGGCGCGGCCCTGCGGCGTGGCCCGGCGGCCGTCCCGCGCGCGGTGACGCTCGCGATCCTCGGGGAGCACCTCGTGCGCTACACGCACGAGGAGGTGCTCCCGCGCCTCGACCGCCGGCTCGCGGAGCTGCGCGCGGCCGGCGGCGGCGGCGGTCCCGCGCGAGCGGTGGCGTCGCCGGTGACCTGA
- a CDS encoding DUF2868 domain-containing protein, translated as MTLADLIDLEAQLARDREAPSGALERRDRALLEDEPAGLPRGELLRRWLAALREHEPGLLFPGRTVSRTLSGVRVALAAIGLVLGWGAAAALLRYTGEHPVNVWDVLLALVGVQLLLLLSLVAAFLFPLATLGAPLLGVFREAIAAVSARLAGRAAGPARGEEWRALWHRLRSRRSLYHHVEPWLLLGATQAFGVAFNAGALLGCLRLVVFSDVAFAWSTTLVDLDAARFHALVAALARPWAWLWPDAVPSLALVEATRYSRLESAYLGHGGAGRAADPALVGGWWRYLLAAVATYGLLPRAVALALARLRAARLLARLPLDDAEVSRVVSRLAEPHVEAGALAPEPEIAAAHRPLAPAAAPASGDRCAVVLWRDVPARPDVRAAIARHVRRDIASVHAAGGRDDAGASWGAAVDGAEPVVVVAEAFEAPDRAALRLVRELRGALGPRRHLLVLVVDVGDGRVGPASEASVRTWREGLARLEDPYLAVESLEEAP; from the coding sequence GTGACGCTCGCCGACCTCATCGACCTCGAGGCCCAGCTCGCCCGCGACCGCGAGGCGCCGTCCGGCGCGCTCGAGCGGCGCGACCGCGCGCTCCTGGAGGACGAGCCCGCCGGCCTCCCGCGGGGGGAGCTGCTGCGTCGCTGGCTCGCCGCGCTGCGCGAGCACGAGCCCGGCCTCCTCTTCCCCGGCCGGACGGTGTCCCGCACGCTGTCCGGCGTCCGGGTCGCGCTCGCGGCGATCGGGCTCGTCCTCGGGTGGGGCGCCGCGGCGGCCCTCCTGCGCTACACCGGCGAGCACCCGGTGAACGTCTGGGACGTGCTCCTCGCCCTCGTCGGCGTGCAGCTGCTGCTCCTGCTGTCCCTCGTCGCCGCCTTCCTGTTCCCGCTCGCGACCCTCGGCGCGCCGCTGCTCGGCGTCTTCCGCGAGGCGATCGCGGCCGTGTCCGCGCGGCTCGCCGGGCGCGCCGCGGGGCCCGCGCGCGGCGAGGAGTGGCGCGCGCTCTGGCACCGGCTGCGGAGCCGCCGCTCGCTGTACCACCACGTGGAGCCGTGGCTGCTGCTCGGCGCCACGCAGGCGTTCGGGGTCGCCTTCAACGCCGGCGCGCTCCTCGGCTGCCTCCGCCTCGTCGTCTTCTCCGACGTCGCGTTCGCGTGGAGCACCACCCTCGTCGATCTGGACGCGGCGCGCTTCCACGCGCTCGTCGCCGCGCTCGCCCGGCCCTGGGCCTGGCTCTGGCCCGACGCCGTCCCCTCGCTCGCGCTGGTCGAGGCCACGCGCTACTCGCGCCTCGAGAGCGCGTACCTCGGCCACGGCGGGGCGGGCCGCGCGGCGGATCCTGCGCTCGTCGGCGGGTGGTGGCGCTACCTGCTCGCCGCGGTCGCGACCTACGGGCTGCTCCCGCGCGCCGTCGCCCTCGCGCTGGCGCGCCTGCGGGCGGCGCGGCTCCTCGCGCGCCTGCCGCTCGACGACGCCGAGGTCTCGCGGGTCGTGAGCAGGCTCGCCGAGCCGCACGTCGAGGCGGGGGCCCTCGCGCCGGAGCCGGAGATCGCCGCCGCGCACCGCCCGCTCGCGCCCGCGGCGGCGCCCGCGAGCGGCGACCGCTGCGCCGTGGTGCTCTGGCGCGACGTGCCGGCGCGGCCCGACGTGCGGGCCGCGATCGCCCGTCACGTCCGGCGTGACATCGCCTCCGTCCACGCCGCGGGGGGGCGGGACGACGCGGGCGCGAGCTGGGGTGCGGCGGTGGACGGCGCGGAGCCGGTGGTGGTGGTGGCCGAGGCGTTCGAGGCGCCGGACCGGGCGGCGCTGCGCCTCGTGCGCGAGCTCCGGGGCGCGCTCGGTCCGCGCCGCCACCTGCTCGTGCTCGTGGTGGACGTGGGCGACGGGCGCGTCGGGCCCGCCTCGGAGGCGAGCGTTCGCACCTGGCGCGAGGGGCTCGCCCGCCTCGAGGATCCCTACCTCGCCGTCGAGTCGCTCGAGGAGGCGCCGTGA
- a CDS encoding DUF3482 domain-containing protein: MTPDVPRFAVVGRVNKGKSSIVATLAEDDTVRIDARPGTTTEVREFPVRVDGRTLFVLVDTPGFEDAPRALAWLRAREPSAAERPARVAELVRTFEGTDEFVEERRLLAPILAGASVLYVVDGTHPYRPNYEAEMEILRWTGRPGMALVNRIGADDHAAEWHRALDQYFKIVRDFDAFAVSFEERVHLLRVFRELRPDWRAAVDEAVAALVAQRGRRRAEAAAVVAELLVDALTHTEELAVEDEAAIEEQRDRLERSFHDALRAREAEARRRIEALYGHREARFEEAAGLERPVYRQDLFAEEAWKLLGLSPAQLVAAGALAGAAIGGAVDAAVGGASIFAGTVLGGALGGGGALYGVGKRYARVRSVGPPGIPGLIVDVQRYWSGARRFRIGPHAQPNFPWVLLDRALLHYDSVARRTHARRGAIPVQGEGARAGMVTEFARGERRALETLFRRLRREPHDPPRTVRDALERAIARILRRVDPLPGEEPGAEPLPDGPGPGGATPAR; the protein is encoded by the coding sequence GTGACCCCGGACGTGCCGCGCTTCGCGGTGGTCGGCCGCGTGAACAAGGGCAAGTCGAGCATCGTCGCGACGCTGGCCGAGGACGACACCGTCCGCATCGACGCGCGCCCGGGCACCACCACGGAGGTCCGCGAGTTCCCGGTCCGCGTGGACGGCCGCACGCTGTTCGTGCTCGTGGACACCCCCGGCTTCGAGGACGCCCCGCGCGCCCTCGCGTGGCTCCGGGCGCGGGAGCCGAGCGCCGCCGAGCGTCCGGCGCGGGTCGCGGAGCTGGTGCGGACGTTCGAGGGCACCGACGAGTTCGTCGAGGAGCGCCGCCTCCTCGCGCCCATCCTCGCCGGCGCGAGCGTCCTGTACGTGGTGGACGGCACCCACCCCTACCGGCCGAACTACGAGGCCGAGATGGAGATCCTCCGCTGGACCGGCCGGCCCGGCATGGCGCTCGTGAACCGCATCGGCGCGGACGACCACGCCGCCGAGTGGCACCGCGCCCTCGACCAGTACTTCAAGATCGTGCGCGACTTCGACGCGTTCGCGGTGTCGTTCGAGGAGCGGGTGCACCTCCTGCGCGTCTTCCGGGAGCTCCGCCCCGACTGGCGCGCGGCGGTGGACGAGGCGGTGGCCGCGCTCGTGGCGCAGCGCGGGCGCCGGCGCGCCGAGGCCGCCGCGGTGGTCGCCGAGCTCCTCGTGGACGCGCTCACCCACACCGAGGAGCTCGCGGTCGAGGACGAGGCCGCCATCGAGGAGCAGCGCGATCGGCTCGAGCGGAGCTTCCACGACGCCCTGCGCGCGCGCGAGGCGGAGGCGCGCCGCCGGATCGAGGCGCTGTACGGCCACCGCGAGGCGCGGTTCGAGGAGGCCGCCGGCCTCGAGCGGCCGGTCTACCGGCAGGACCTGTTCGCGGAGGAGGCGTGGAAGCTCCTCGGGCTCTCGCCGGCCCAGCTCGTCGCGGCGGGCGCGCTCGCGGGCGCCGCCATCGGCGGAGCCGTGGACGCGGCCGTCGGCGGGGCGAGCATCTTCGCGGGCACCGTGCTCGGCGGCGCGCTCGGCGGCGGGGGCGCGCTGTACGGGGTGGGGAAGCGCTACGCGCGCGTCCGCTCCGTGGGGCCGCCGGGGATCCCCGGCCTGATCGTGGACGTGCAGCGCTACTGGTCAGGCGCCCGGCGCTTCCGCATCGGCCCGCACGCGCAGCCGAACTTCCCCTGGGTCCTGCTCGACCGGGCGCTGCTGCACTACGACAGCGTGGCCCGCCGGACGCACGCGCGCCGCGGCGCCATCCCGGTGCAGGGCGAGGGCGCCCGCGCCGGGATGGTGACGGAGTTCGCGCGCGGCGAGCGGCGCGCCCTCGAGACCCTCTTCCGCCGGCTCCGGCGCGAGCCTCACGACCCGCCGCGCACCGTCCGCGACGCGCTCGAGCGGGCGATCGCCCGCATCCTGCGCCGCGTGGATCCGCTCCCCGGCGAGGAGCCCGGCGCGGAGCCCCTCCCGGACGGCCCGGGCCCGGGCGGTGCCACGCCTGCGCGCTGA
- a CDS encoding lipid kinase, producing MTGPRTALVVNVRARRGEDWFARARAGLAGRGVELAAAHAVDPDELPGRVREELSRGAERIVVGGGDGSIAAAAGVLAGTRAALGVLPLGTANDFARSLRIPDDLERALRVVSRGAVRAVDVAWLGDRAFLNAASLGVSSELTRRLHGGLKQRVGKLAYPVAAPAAAVGQPAFKLRLELDGQVLEEDALQVVVGNGRFHGGGRLVAPGARIDDHRLDVYVLRAAADVRRPDRLRDLAALARYGWLLLRGRHLEHPRVFHARTGQVRVVTDPPLEVDADGELAGHTPAELRVAPGQLLVIAPPPRRWARPWRSEVREVRV from the coding sequence GTGACCGGTCCGAGGACGGCGCTCGTGGTGAACGTGCGCGCGCGGCGCGGGGAGGACTGGTTCGCGCGCGCGCGCGCCGGCCTCGCCGGACGCGGCGTGGAGCTCGCCGCGGCGCACGCGGTGGATCCGGACGAGCTCCCCGGGCGCGTGCGCGAGGAGCTCTCGCGCGGCGCCGAGCGGATCGTGGTCGGGGGAGGCGACGGCTCGATCGCGGCGGCCGCGGGCGTGCTCGCCGGCACCCGCGCTGCGCTCGGCGTGCTGCCGCTCGGCACCGCCAACGACTTCGCGCGGAGCCTGCGCATCCCGGACGACCTCGAGCGCGCGCTGCGGGTCGTCTCGCGCGGCGCCGTTCGCGCGGTCGACGTGGCGTGGCTCGGCGACCGCGCCTTCCTGAACGCCGCGAGCCTCGGCGTCTCGTCCGAGCTCACGCGCCGGCTGCACGGCGGCCTGAAGCAGCGCGTCGGGAAGCTCGCCTACCCCGTCGCCGCGCCGGCCGCGGCGGTCGGGCAGCCGGCGTTCAAGCTGCGGCTCGAGCTCGACGGGCAGGTGCTCGAGGAGGACGCGCTCCAGGTGGTCGTCGGGAACGGGCGGTTCCACGGCGGGGGCCGGCTCGTCGCCCCCGGCGCGCGGATCGACGACCATCGCCTCGACGTCTACGTCCTCCGCGCCGCCGCCGACGTGCGCAGGCCGGACCGCCTCCGCGACCTCGCCGCCCTCGCCCGCTACGGCTGGCTGCTCCTGCGCGGGCGGCACCTCGAGCACCCGCGCGTCTTCCACGCACGGACCGGCCAGGTGCGCGTGGTCACGGATCCGCCGCTCGAGGTCGACGCCGACGGCGAGCTCGCCGGCCATACTCCCGCCGAGCTGCGCGTCGCCCCCGGCCAGCTCCTCGTCATCGCGCCGCCGCCGCGCCGGTGGGCGAGACCCTGGAGGAGCGAGGTGCGCGAGGTCCGGGTGTGA
- a CDS encoding PilZ domain-containing protein has protein sequence MADAPERRRFSRIPFQSSVELHVRNGVAPARLVDVSLKGALIEVGDGFDAERGEPCALALRLGGGDAVVRMDGAVAHREGTRVGIRWHAIDLESIAHLRRLVELNLGGDVHGELAALVEDE, from the coding sequence ATGGCGGACGCACCCGAGCGGCGGCGGTTCTCGCGCATCCCGTTCCAGTCGAGCGTCGAGCTGCACGTCCGGAACGGCGTCGCGCCGGCCAGGCTCGTCGACGTGTCGCTGAAGGGCGCGCTCATCGAGGTGGGCGACGGCTTCGACGCCGAGCGCGGCGAGCCGTGCGCGCTCGCGCTCCGGCTCGGCGGCGGCGACGCGGTGGTCCGGATGGACGGGGCGGTCGCGCATCGCGAGGGGACGCGCGTCGGGATCCGCTGGCACGCGATCGATCTCGAGAGCATCGCGCACCTGCGCCGGCTCGTGGAGCTGAACCTCGGCGGCGACGTGCACGGCGAGCTCGCCGCCCTGGTGGAGGACGAGTAG
- a CDS encoding methyltransferase, with the protein MRERTAPAPVPLVPEIVLHQASELTPLWHATAAELAGWDDSPFWAFPWAGGQALARHLLDHPELVRGRSVADFATGSGLVAFAALRAGAARVLALDLDPFCEAAVRANAALNGVAPEFRAGDAIGDALPGVEVLLAGDVFYERSLAARSTAWFRALAARGVRVLAGDAGRTYAPPAGFEDLASYDVPTSLEIEDGPSRRARVLAFLA; encoded by the coding sequence GTGCGCGAGCGAACCGCGCCCGCCCCCGTGCCGCTCGTGCCCGAGATCGTGCTTCACCAGGCGAGCGAGCTGACGCCGCTGTGGCACGCGACGGCGGCCGAGCTGGCGGGGTGGGACGACTCGCCGTTCTGGGCGTTCCCCTGGGCGGGCGGGCAGGCGCTCGCGCGCCACCTGCTCGATCACCCGGAGCTCGTCCGTGGCCGGTCCGTCGCCGACTTCGCGACGGGCAGCGGCCTCGTCGCCTTCGCGGCCCTGCGCGCCGGCGCGGCGCGGGTGCTCGCCCTCGACCTCGACCCGTTCTGCGAGGCGGCGGTCCGGGCGAACGCGGCGCTGAACGGGGTCGCGCCCGAGTTCCGCGCCGGCGACGCGATCGGCGACGCGCTGCCGGGGGTGGAGGTGCTGCTCGCCGGCGACGTCTTCTACGAGCGATCGCTCGCCGCCCGGAGCACGGCCTGGTTCCGCGCCCTCGCCGCTCGAGGCGTGCGGGTCCTGGCAGGCGACGCCGGCCGCACCTACGCGCCGCCCGCCGGGTTCGAGGACCTGGCCAGCTACGACGTTCCCACCAGCCTGGAGATCGAGGACGGTCCCTCGCGCCGCGCGCGCGTGCTCGCGTTCCTGGCCTGA